Proteins co-encoded in one Nicotiana sylvestris chromosome 7, ASM39365v2, whole genome shotgun sequence genomic window:
- the LOC138872832 gene encoding uncharacterized protein: MHNVSRDLLSGVLFRSSAYAIWSDLKERFDKVNASRIYYLHRKIFSLTQSTSSVPVYYSKLKDLWDEYDSIMPPPVCCDKSKKFIERQEYQRLWQFLMGLNDGYSQVRSQIIMKSKIPPVNQAYAMILQNESQKLVAGGGYSAESIDPTALFSSKLGQKQRRNFNVECDFCHLKGHTKEECYKLMKCDYCNKKGHLRTNYYKLIGYPADFKPKNEQIWLKLK; the protein is encoded by the coding sequence ATGCACAATGTAAGTCGCGATTTGCTGAGTGGAGTATTGTTCCGGTCAAGTGCATATGCAATTTGGTCGGATCTTAAGGAGCGATTTGATAAGGTCAATGCATCACGAATTTATTACTTGCACAGGAAGATTTTTTCATTAACACAAAGTACATCCTCTGTTCCAGTTTACTACTCGAAATTGAAGGATTTATGGGATGAATATGACTCGATTATGCCTCCCCCTGTTTGTTGTGATAAGTCGAAGAAGTTCATTGAACGGCAGGAGTATCAACGTTTGTGGCAATTTTTAATGGGATTAAATGATGGCTATAGTCAAGTTCGTAGCCAAATTATAATGAAATCCAAAATTCCCCCTGTCAATCAAGCTTATGCTATGATCCTTCAGAATGAAAGTCAAAAATTAGTAGCAGGTGGTGGTTATAGTGCTGAGTCCATTGATCCTACTGCCCTATTCAGCTCTAAACTTGGTCAAAAACAAAGGAGGAACTTCAATGTTGAATGTGACTTCTGTCATTTAAAAGGGCATACTAAGGAAGAATGTTACAAGTTGATGAAATGTGATTACTGCAATAAGAAGGGACATTTGAGGACCAATTATTATAAACTGATAGGGTATCCTGCAGATTTTAAGCCTAAAAATGAGCAAATATGGTTGAAGTTAAAATAA